In Pseudanabaena sp. FACHB-2040, a single window of DNA contains:
- a CDS encoding site-specific integrase, with protein sequence MTLTLKLAYDDYLEDPSIQGKAKRIANFNSSIKHYLKAKGIPRSKIKDCFEDCLDSIKLSDLKESQAILAQYLETEVDAGRLSTGTAGNVKSDLNRFLSCISSKEYFLVEAGKWGGKYAPPARSGASFHGVRRGKGKDLKNNQYAYPIRLWPEYLLGQEAQLGEYWSKREVPDRLTPPLRPITVKAHIQNIAMYFGWLINVQGGDLKALGVTLEDLHTPPSSLQLTEADLTFELMAEPVLLNRFIEWGLNERWVDTGKSPNGYSWAIRMATTGKKIAQQMHRKAEDYDEVEQVIQINRILKRLRRRAEIEPEKPEEMPPDFWTIAVAVEWLRDSCAPRHRNRRGARYGTRRRKDIAISRSWQRYMICALLLYCAMRQREIRELEWERTLFRREDGYWIVLGPDDHKHGSKTGRDREYPLPEHLTEDLDEWLQVWRPKIAAMAAERYPDQAHNPNLVFCCLGSNSNPEAIGQPLRDCGIYNLVTTAMYRATSAVFGKGLWIGPHRFRDIAVTHHRTNGDPAQEEPLAEAMGHSKETANRYYKKLLSRQITKKVKNWWGRAKHLHLDPDKPAGNDPFPKSA encoded by the coding sequence ATGACACTGACACTCAAGCTTGCTTATGACGATTACCTTGAGGATCCCTCAATCCAAGGTAAGGCGAAACGAATTGCTAACTTCAACAGCTCAATCAAACACTATTTGAAAGCGAAAGGAATTCCAAGGTCCAAGATTAAAGACTGTTTTGAAGATTGCCTTGACTCCATCAAGCTGTCAGATCTCAAGGAGAGCCAAGCCATTTTGGCCCAGTATTTAGAGACGGAAGTGGATGCTGGACGCCTATCTACCGGAACGGCAGGTAACGTCAAATCGGACCTCAATCGCTTTCTAAGCTGCATCTCCTCAAAAGAATACTTCCTGGTGGAAGCTGGCAAGTGGGGCGGGAAGTACGCTCCCCCTGCTCGCAGCGGCGCATCGTTTCATGGTGTTCGCCGGGGCAAGGGTAAGGACCTGAAAAATAATCAGTACGCCTATCCCATCCGCCTATGGCCAGAATACCTTTTAGGACAAGAAGCCCAGCTTGGAGAATATTGGTCGAAACGCGAGGTGCCCGACCGCTTAACACCCCCCTTAAGACCCATCACAGTCAAGGCTCATATTCAGAACATAGCCATGTACTTTGGCTGGCTGATAAACGTCCAGGGCGGCGATTTAAAAGCTCTTGGGGTAACGCTGGAAGACTTACACACTCCCCCGAGCAGCCTGCAGCTAACAGAGGCCGATCTGACCTTTGAACTAATGGCTGAACCGGTTCTTCTAAATCGGTTTATAGAGTGGGGCTTGAATGAGCGCTGGGTGGATACTGGCAAGTCTCCTAACGGTTACTCCTGGGCCATACGCATGGCGACGACGGGTAAGAAGATTGCCCAGCAGATGCACCGTAAGGCAGAAGACTACGACGAAGTAGAGCAGGTTATTCAGATTAACCGCATCCTGAAGCGACTGCGGCGACGGGCTGAGATAGAGCCCGAAAAGCCCGAGGAGATGCCCCCGGACTTTTGGACGATCGCAGTAGCGGTTGAGTGGTTGCGCGACAGCTGCGCTCCCCGTCATCGGAATAGACGTGGTGCCCGCTATGGCACCCGCCGTCGTAAAGACATTGCCATTTCTCGCTCCTGGCAGCGGTACATGATCTGCGCACTCCTGCTGTACTGCGCTATGCGTCAACGGGAAATTCGGGAACTGGAGTGGGAGCGCACCTTATTTCGCCGAGAAGATGGCTACTGGATAGTGCTTGGCCCCGATGATCACAAACACGGGTCTAAGACAGGCCGAGATCGGGAATACCCTCTCCCAGAGCATTTGACCGAGGACCTGGATGAGTGGTTGCAGGTTTGGCGGCCTAAGATTGCCGCGATGGCAGCCGAGCGATACCCAGACCAAGCTCATAATCCCAACCTTGTTTTTTGTTGCTTAGGGTCCAACTCCAACCCTGAAGCGATTGGTCAACCGCTAAGAGATTGCGGTATCTACAACCTGGTTACCACTGCCATGTACAGGGCAACCTCCGCTGTCTTTGGCAAAGGGCTCTGGATAGGTCCTCACCGGTTTCGTGATATTGCCGTGACCCATCACCGTACCAATGGCGATCCAGCTCAGGAAGAGCCCTTAGCAGAGGCGATGGGGCATTCCAAAGAAACAGCCAATCGCTATTACAAGAAGCTGTTGTCAAGGCAGATCACGAAGAAGGTCAAGAACTGGTGGGGACGCGCGAAGCACCTCCATCTAGACCCCGACAAGCCAGCCGGAAATGATCCGTTTCCGAAGAGCGCTTAG
- a CDS encoding pentapeptide repeat-containing protein: MKINTILFLVFNLWATCDVWLSYASMALDYSNSNCRGFNFRGQDLRDANFSESDIRGANFRNAELQGANFTGAKSGLQRRWAFSIIVAMMMIAATISTFVTSAGLLASLRIRINHIETIVFASLIILGMLSAYIAVSMNQRRTQTISQALSRTAVLLSEAFGLLLGIAAGTSIALGSGIITIAITGFLMGGLITFLTLTLQITIISTRIISGFKLSLLPPLLAIAAGMASTKIITASSGTLIYIVFLILISVSIDALWGGHRAMQGDQIIALTKKISILISSIGGTTFKDATLTYANFSHAELKCTDFRVKDLSYACYRHTKNIDNSRLNEHSILSSSTVLDLLVNGSGRGKSYMDKNLESSNLSEFDLRGANLTRANLSKALLKKADLRGAILRETLATGSDFTSAKLTGTCLQNWNIDAATNLKNVECQYYFELEKEDDNGTRERRPHDPDKIFEPGDFEAYHRRSFDILRLMTRKGIHPESFYAAFEKLIHEFPGIAGDSIQGIWKTGNGIAIDVQVPAGTDKGKAEHTFDEAYRTSLKASVDPVLLDNPGSIVLYLNVNATAISENKSMSGDRIINMGNGNYIESNPGTYVQGNYINMNQDLAQSALQIQDLLEQLQKQGMTVDVAQNQVANEMADEAKKDQKMKDKLVRWGQALGDATVNDVVKSVVKLAIRSAGIPLP, from the coding sequence ATGAAGATAAATACAATACTGTTTCTGGTTTTCAATCTATGGGCAACATGTGATGTATGGCTTTCCTATGCTTCTATGGCACTAGACTACTCCAACAGTAATTGTCGAGGCTTTAATTTCCGAGGTCAAGACCTAAGAGATGCAAACTTCAGCGAATCTGATATTCGTGGAGCTAATTTCAGGAATGCCGAGCTGCAGGGAGCAAATTTCACTGGAGCAAAATCAGGACTCCAGAGGAGATGGGCTTTTAGCATAATAGTTGCAATGATGATGATAGCAGCCACTATAAGCACATTCGTGACTTCTGCTGGATTACTTGCCTCATTAAGAATCAGGATCAACCACATAGAGACAATTGTATTTGCAAGTCTAATCATTCTAGGAATGTTAAGTGCCTATATAGCAGTAAGCATGAATCAAAGAAGGACTCAAACTATTTCACAAGCACTATCAAGAACCGCGGTTTTATTATCAGAAGCTTTTGGACTACTGCTTGGAATTGCGGCGGGCACATCAATAGCACTTGGATCTGGGATTATAACCATTGCCATAACAGGTTTTTTAATGGGGGGGCTAATCACTTTCCTCACCTTGACACTACAAATAACAATAATTTCAACAAGAATCATTTCAGGTTTCAAGTTGAGTCTATTACCGCCACTACTTGCTATTGCTGCAGGCATGGCAAGCACAAAAATAATTACAGCCAGTTCAGGTACTTTAATTTATATAGTATTTCTTATTTTAATATCTGTTTCCATAGATGCTCTTTGGGGCGGCCATCGAGCAATGCAAGGGGATCAAATTATTGCTCTCACAAAGAAAATTTCAATTCTGATTTCTTCCATAGGTGGAACAACATTCAAAGATGCTACTTTGACATATGCCAACTTTAGCCATGCTGAATTAAAATGCACAGATTTTCGAGTTAAGGATCTTTCATATGCTTGCTATCGTCATACAAAAAATATTGACAATTCGAGACTAAACGAACATTCTATATTATCGAGCTCTACTGTTCTCGATCTCTTAGTTAATGGTTCTGGCCGTGGAAAATCTTATATGGACAAGAATTTAGAAAGTTCTAATTTAAGCGAATTTGATTTACGCGGAGCGAATTTAACTAGAGCCAATCTGAGTAAAGCATTGCTAAAAAAAGCTGATTTAAGAGGGGCTATCCTGCGTGAGACTTTAGCGACTGGCAGTGATTTTACATCAGCTAAGCTAACTGGAACCTGCTTGCAAAATTGGAATATAGATGCAGCAACAAATTTAAAGAATGTTGAGTGTCAGTACTACTTCGAGCTAGAAAAGGAAGATGATAATGGCACTAGGGAGCGCCGTCCCCATGATCCTGATAAAATTTTTGAACCTGGCGATTTCGAGGCATACCATAGAAGGAGCTTTGATATTCTTCGTCTAATGACTAGGAAAGGTATTCATCCCGAGTCATTTTATGCTGCCTTTGAAAAGCTAATTCATGAGTTTCCAGGTATAGCCGGAGATTCTATCCAAGGAATTTGGAAGACTGGAAACGGCATTGCAATAGATGTGCAGGTTCCAGCTGGAACTGACAAGGGTAAGGCAGAGCATACTTTTGATGAAGCTTATAGAACTTCCCTCAAAGCAAGCGTAGATCCAGTTCTGTTGGATAATCCTGGCAGCATAGTCCTTTATTTAAACGTTAATGCAACTGCTATTAGTGAGAATAAAAGTATGAGTGGTGATCGCATTATCAACATGGGTAATGGTAATTATATTGAGTCTAATCCTGGAACCTATGTACAAGGTAACTATATCAACATGAATCAAGACTTAGCTCAATCAGCATTGCAGATCCAGGATCTGCTTGAGCAGCTACAAAAGCAAGGGATGACTGTTGATGTTGCACAAAATCAGGTAGCCAATGAGATGGCAGACGAAGCTAAAAAAGATCAAAAAATGAAGGATAAACTTGTAAGGTGGGGGCAGGCTCTGGGAGATGCAACAGTGAATGACGTTGTTAAAAGTGTTGTCAAACTTGCTATTCGCTCAGCGGGTATTCCGTTACCATAA
- a CDS encoding pentapeptide repeat-containing protein has product MVKQLWRDVWRGLNTPISWEDTVKGSVDSLKTIAELAKAIQENKSAQELAPLVNHFSSLLDVLSSPLGQVATAALPFVPLATGLLKYIVEATRQEPTLEVGVAIAAQTAYLKSVQVFLEQHPDLVQRLSDQPASEALTNQIQQVGKKLELDGKEVELTEQEARKTLICFHESQLARIFNGLLSQRLQEAGLSPEEGDRTTERIARSTHRYLKEIVAEVRDQVKRLAAVYGEGWFQDQERYASVDLYLEEVIARKPQETVFDEPFTFADLYVPLQVQPVDREGQVDYRATPQSIETWAETLLQDAQKQGQVLFIQGGPGRGKSVFCRMFADKVRREWSPIWIPLLIRLRAVQNFAQDFDKTLEDAIATDFTKDAGWLTDRNTRFLFFLDGFDELLLERGTTGGLQQFLEQVSLFQKRCAENSERSHRVVITGRPLALYGVERLMPLNLERVEIAPMAAEIQQQWFVNWEKLAGSEKTQQFQAFLQNQQCPEQVKTLAREPLLLYLLAALHRDGKLQESQLTGDDPVAVRIQIYEAALEWVLTRQRSENGADLNPKITGLDPEDLRSILAEAGLCVVQSGGESAAIALIEERLKEDEGAKQLLAQAKQNAEQNPLKNALAAFYLKSTEGSENQIEFFHKSFGEFLCAERMVESLVRWTKKEDSRGKPYLVREEMLCREIYDLFGFGALTQEIVEYLIGLLKKAKLDWGELFQRLEVFYLDWGDGRFIDATEETLPQRKARQLQKYQVAVGQRQVDISTGLNVLILLLEIHRYAQSVEALKAAIHFYPCGQPDTDGHDHMRWLRMIHYSDCLQPGTFNQSVGKFLRRADLRRADLSRADLRSADLRSADLSSASLSSADLSHADLSSADLSSADLSSADLIGTNLRSASLSSADLSSASLSSADLSSANISHADLIGTNLRRADLRSADLRRADLRSADLSSADLRRANLNEIRWDGAIHWAGAQGLHAALNVPESLAQTPRFKAAVVLSQGIDGVKQGNVLVASQAYQEAQTIDTGLEIDAEIWDLLCWVGVLHNQAAEILFASEKATHSAPDWPIYRDTRGLVRALTGDLQGAIDDFEFVTKKLSKSGYGSNHRFLHQGADEQQRQVWLEALRLGQSPFTPEVLEALRERSETWKRWGNGEAVEENG; this is encoded by the coding sequence ATGGTGAAACAACTCTGGCGCGATGTCTGGCGAGGTTTGAATACGCCGATTTCCTGGGAGGATACGGTTAAAGGAAGTGTGGATAGCCTGAAGACGATCGCCGAACTGGCAAAAGCGATTCAGGAAAACAAGAGCGCGCAAGAACTGGCACCCCTGGTCAACCATTTTTCATCGTTGCTGGATGTGTTGAGTTCACCATTGGGGCAGGTAGCGACGGCGGCTTTGCCGTTTGTGCCGTTGGCGACGGGGCTGCTGAAATACATTGTGGAGGCAACGCGGCAGGAGCCGACGTTGGAGGTGGGGGTGGCGATCGCCGCCCAGACTGCCTACCTGAAAAGTGTCCAGGTTTTTCTAGAGCAGCATCCAGATCTGGTGCAGCGGTTGTCTGACCAACCTGCATCGGAAGCGTTGACAAACCAGATTCAACAGGTGGGCAAGAAGCTGGAGCTAGACGGCAAGGAGGTGGAGCTAACCGAGCAGGAAGCCCGAAAGACGCTGATTTGTTTCCATGAGTCGCAACTGGCGCGGATTTTTAATGGGCTGCTGAGCCAGCGGTTGCAGGAGGCGGGGTTATCGCCGGAAGAGGGCGATCGCACCACGGAACGAATTGCCCGCAGCACCCACCGCTACCTGAAGGAGATTGTGGCGGAGGTGCGCGACCAAGTGAAGCGGCTGGCGGCGGTCTATGGGGAGGGTTGGTTTCAAGACCAGGAACGCTATGCCAGTGTCGATCTCTACCTAGAGGAGGTGATTGCCCGCAAGCCCCAGGAGACAGTGTTTGACGAGCCGTTCACCTTTGCAGATTTGTATGTGCCGCTGCAAGTGCAACCCGTTGATAGGGAAGGTCAGGTAGATTACAGGGCTACACCCCAAAGCATTGAAACCTGGGCGGAAACGCTATTGCAGGATGCCCAGAAACAGGGGCAGGTGTTGTTTATTCAGGGTGGCCCTGGACGGGGCAAGAGCGTGTTTTGTCGGATGTTTGCTGACAAGGTGCGGCGCGAGTGGTCGCCGATCTGGATTCCCCTGTTGATTCGGTTGCGCGCTGTCCAAAATTTCGCTCAGGATTTTGACAAAACCCTGGAGGATGCCATTGCCACGGATTTCACTAAAGATGCGGGCTGGTTGACTGATCGCAACACGCGCTTTCTGTTCTTTTTGGATGGCTTTGATGAACTGTTGCTGGAACGGGGCACCACGGGAGGACTCCAGCAATTTTTGGAACAGGTGAGCTTGTTTCAAAAACGCTGTGCTGAGAATAGTGAACGGAGCCACCGGGTGGTAATTACCGGCAGACCCCTAGCGCTGTATGGCGTGGAACGGCTGATGCCCCTGAATCTGGAGCGGGTCGAGATTGCGCCGATGGCGGCGGAGATTCAGCAGCAGTGGTTTGTGAACTGGGAAAAGCTGGCGGGCAGCGAAAAAACCCAGCAGTTTCAGGCATTTTTGCAAAACCAGCAGTGCCCGGAGCAGGTTAAAACCCTGGCAAGGGAACCCCTGCTGCTTTACCTGCTGGCGGCGCTGCACCGCGATGGCAAACTCCAGGAATCTCAGCTCACTGGCGATGACCCGGTCGCCGTGCGGATTCAAATTTATGAGGCGGCACTAGAGTGGGTGTTGACTCGGCAGCGCAGTGAAAACGGGGCTGATCTCAACCCTAAAATTACCGGACTTGACCCGGAAGACCTGCGCAGCATTTTGGCGGAGGCGGGGTTGTGTGTGGTGCAGTCGGGAGGCGAGTCTGCCGCCATTGCCCTGATTGAAGAACGGCTGAAAGAAGATGAGGGCGCAAAACAGCTATTGGCCCAGGCAAAGCAAAACGCCGAGCAAAACCCCCTCAAGAATGCCCTGGCGGCGTTTTATCTCAAATCGACGGAGGGCAGCGAGAATCAGATCGAGTTTTTTCACAAGAGTTTTGGTGAGTTTTTGTGTGCCGAGCGGATGGTTGAATCGCTCGTGCGCTGGACGAAAAAGGAGGATAGTCGGGGTAAACCCTATCTCGTTCGTGAAGAGATGCTGTGCCGGGAAATCTACGATCTGTTTGGCTTTGGCGCTTTGACCCAAGAAATTGTGGAATACCTGATCGGCTTGCTGAAAAAAGCCAAGCTGGATTGGGGGGAACTGTTCCAACGGCTGGAGGTTTTTTATCTGGACTGGGGTGATGGCAGGTTTATCGATGCGACTGAAGAAACCCTGCCCCAGCGCAAAGCCCGCCAACTGCAAAAGTATCAGGTTGCCGTTGGACAGCGCCAGGTCGATATTTCTACGGGGTTGAATGTGCTGATTTTGCTGCTGGAAATTCATCGGTATGCTCAGTCGGTGGAGGCGCTAAAAGCGGCTATCCATTTCTATCCCTGCGGTCAACCGGATACGGACGGTCATGACCATATGCGCTGGCTCCGCATGATCCATTACAGCGATTGTTTGCAACCGGGCACTTTTAACCAAAGCGTGGGCAAATTTCTCCGCCGCGCCGACCTCCGCCGCGCCGACCTCAGCCGCGCCGACCTCCGCAGCGCCGACCTCCGCAGCGCCGACCTCAGCAGCGCCAGCCTCAGCAGCGCCGACCTCAGCCACGCCGACCTCAGCAGCGCCGACCTCAGCAGCGCCGACCTCAGCAGCGCCGACCTCATCGGCACCAACCTCCGCAGCGCCAGCCTCAGCAGCGCCGACCTCAGCAGCGCCAGCCTCAGCAGCGCCGACCTCAGCAGCGCCAACATCAGCCACGCTGACCTCATCGGCACCAACCTCCGCCGCGCCGACCTCCGCAGCGCCGACCTCCGTCGCGCCGACCTCCGCAGCGCCGACCTCAGCAGCGCCGACCTCCGCCGCGCCAACTTGAATGAAATTCGGTGGGATGGGGCAATCCATTGGGCAGGTGCCCAGGGTCTACATGCAGCGCTCAACGTGCCCGAATCGTTGGCTCAAACTCCCCGGTTCAAGGCGGCGGTGGTTTTGAGCCAGGGGATAGATGGGGTCAAGCAGGGCAACGTGTTGGTGGCAAGTCAGGCTTACCAAGAAGCTCAAACCATCGACACTGGCTTAGAAATTGATGCCGAAATCTGGGATCTGCTCTGTTGGGTTGGTGTCCTGCACAATCAAGCAGCAGAAATTCTATTTGCAAGTGAAAAAGCCACTCATTCAGCTCCTGATTGGCCAATTTACCGTGATACACGAGGACTGGTGAGAGCTTTGACAGGAGATTTACAAGGGGCAATTGATGATTTTGAGTTCGTAACGAAAAAACTGTCCAAGAGCGGCTATGGAAGTAACCATCGCTTTTTGCATCAAGGAGCAGATGAACAGCAACGGCAAGTTTGGTTAGAAGCGCTGCGATTGGGACAGAGTCCCTTTACACCAGAGGTATTGGAGGCGTTGAGGGAAAGAAGCGAGACTTGGAAACGATGGGGCAACGGTGAGGCAGTAGAGGAGAACGGATGA
- a CDS encoding site-specific integrase: MAKVNRFGQAAVFSPDQLQDLWGELGQPHLVISQICYYTAARIGEVLQLRAEDVKAGRIVYRASNTKTKKTRTVEITRQLKEALDAADLPRSGFLFPSSGQSGHLTPVAFEKALKRAAGLIGVDGVSSHSFRRSMATHLHLAGVPLRSIQRVTGHFTLASLERYLDIGSAEAFSQHQEMLDKLFPAAG, encoded by the coding sequence ATGGCTAAAGTGAATCGCTTTGGGCAGGCGGCAGTTTTTTCTCCCGACCAGCTACAGGATTTGTGGGGGGAGCTAGGCCAGCCTCATCTAGTCATTAGTCAAATCTGTTATTACACTGCTGCCCGGATCGGTGAGGTGCTGCAGCTGCGGGCCGAGGACGTCAAAGCCGGCCGTATCGTTTATCGGGCCAGCAACACGAAGACGAAGAAAACTCGCACTGTAGAGATCACGCGGCAGCTAAAGGAAGCTTTGGACGCTGCCGACTTGCCCCGTAGCGGATTTCTGTTTCCCAGCAGCGGGCAGAGTGGGCACTTAACGCCAGTCGCGTTTGAAAAGGCGCTGAAGCGGGCGGCTGGGTTGATCGGAGTCGATGGTGTTAGCTCTCACAGCTTCCGGCGGTCGATGGCGACACACCTGCACCTGGCCGGGGTGCCACTGCGATCAATTCAGCGCGTTACTGGACACTTTACCCTGGCGTCGCTTGAGCGGTACCTTGATATTGGCAGTGCTGAGGCATTCAGCCAACATCAAGAGATGCTGGATAAGCTATTTCCTGCGGCTGGTTAA
- a CDS encoding tyrosine-type recombinase/integrase, with product MAKSNRNGQATVLTPDQLREIWGELDQPYRLVTQIAYFTAARCGEVVSLERQDLRGDAIVYRAAKTKTRTTRTTQIPPQLQQRRALRSQGSPGSSQPTHARHQVSATFTRRLKSFPFCLNRLIVRRKNERMRVSALSHPRLKFWWRPILPLAASNAEKRYVFLPKDILAWR from the coding sequence ATGGCTAAGTCAAATCGGAATGGTCAAGCCACGGTGTTGACGCCGGATCAGTTGAGGGAGATTTGGGGCGAGTTGGATCAGCCCTACCGGTTGGTGACGCAGATCGCCTACTTCACCGCTGCTCGGTGTGGAGAGGTGGTCAGCCTGGAGCGGCAGGATCTGCGCGGCGATGCGATTGTCTACCGAGCGGCCAAGACCAAAACGAGAACGACCAGGACAACTCAAATTCCCCCGCAGCTACAGCAGCGCCGAGCTTTACGAAGTCAAGGGTCGCCAGGTTCATCTCAACCTACCCATGCCCGGCACCAAGTAAGCGCGACTTTCACCAGGAGACTCAAAAGCTTCCCCTTTTGTCTCAATCGTCTAATCGTAAGACGAAAAAACGAAAGAATGCGGGTTTCAGCTCTGTCTCACCCCCGTCTCAAGTTCTGGTGGCGGCCCATACTGCCTTTAGCCGCATCAAACGCCGAAAAGCGGTATGTCTTTTTACCAAAAGACATACTAGCATGGAGGTAG
- a CDS encoding DUF4268 domain-containing protein — translation MPVVVQHLIPDNQNLVTVTEDVSAQAALDLMFEHDFSQLPVVDQHNKLQGMVTSDSILRAVSNLNATPDNLTVSHALVKVKPYRSDEDLSELLKGLRDINAIPIIDKQGYLTGLLTSFDTTEYFRYRAEDIMLAEDVETTIRDLIEIAHKNGNGEIDVDELGKSVQAILPSSNGVEKKFKKALLHYLAKVLGQKPDFDEKLFGEVCNKHLHQPTSTKSFEELTLVDYISLFKNLWPKYSADFKGLSWEAMDALLNAVRQTRNAIAHFREITPQQRKQLKYCSDLLNHHRPSIEETEPESLPNSIGQTVINNLLSDLNPDTIQKYWGLISKVSHQTIENAFKATGSQVNEQIGFSNQIDFNPEDEEISSTESRYAPLAVWLQSQDQDTSKVSLTFQDIEQIIQDELPPSARQHRNWWANDAVSHTQSQQWLEAGWRVSNVNISEERAVFSRINDRQTVYIDFFNTLQLKLKEIKNLSIVNFANPQGRHWFGVEVKTPEHPFSTWIGFSFARRSRLRLETYIETGDREHNKRIFDQLFAQKEKIESDLGCPLTWERLNLKRGARIALDRSNSSITASPEELEKMQAWLVEMLPRLYFAIAEKLHAAREASSETTSL, via the coding sequence ATGCCTGTAGTCGTTCAACATCTCATCCCAGACAATCAGAACTTAGTCACAGTTACTGAAGATGTATCGGCTCAAGCAGCTCTAGATCTCATGTTTGAGCATGACTTCAGCCAGCTTCCAGTTGTTGACCAGCATAATAAACTTCAAGGAATGGTGACTAGCGACTCAATTTTGAGAGCCGTCAGCAACCTCAATGCTACTCCAGATAACTTAACGGTGTCTCATGCTCTAGTTAAAGTTAAACCCTACCGCTCCGATGAGGATCTTTCCGAATTACTCAAGGGGCTTAGAGACATTAATGCGATTCCCATTATAGACAAGCAAGGCTATTTAACAGGGTTACTCACCAGCTTCGACACTACTGAATACTTCCGGTACCGTGCCGAGGATATCATGTTGGCTGAGGATGTTGAGACGACTATTCGTGACTTAATTGAGATTGCCCATAAAAATGGGAACGGTGAAATTGATGTTGATGAGTTAGGAAAGTCTGTCCAAGCCATCTTACCTTCTAGTAACGGTGTTGAGAAGAAATTTAAGAAGGCCTTGCTGCATTACTTGGCCAAAGTTCTAGGTCAAAAACCTGATTTTGATGAGAAACTCTTTGGAGAGGTTTGTAATAAACATCTTCATCAACCTACGTCAACCAAATCGTTTGAGGAGTTAACTCTTGTAGACTACATTAGTCTCTTCAAAAATTTATGGCCGAAGTATAGTGCTGACTTTAAGGGGCTTTCTTGGGAAGCTATGGACGCGCTACTTAATGCTGTTCGGCAAACCAGAAACGCTATTGCTCACTTTAGAGAAATCACGCCTCAGCAACGAAAACAACTTAAATACTGTTCAGACCTTCTCAATCATCATCGTCCATCCATTGAAGAAACAGAGCCGGAATCCTTACCTAATTCCATAGGTCAAACAGTAATTAACAATCTCCTTAGCGATCTCAACCCCGATACAATTCAAAAGTACTGGGGCTTAATCTCAAAAGTATCTCATCAAACTATTGAAAATGCCTTCAAAGCCACCGGCTCTCAAGTCAATGAACAAATAGGCTTTAGTAACCAGATAGATTTTAATCCTGAGGATGAGGAGATAAGCTCTACTGAGAGCCGTTATGCGCCCTTAGCTGTTTGGCTTCAAAGCCAAGATCAAGATACGTCCAAAGTGTCTTTGACTTTTCAAGACATTGAGCAGATTATTCAGGATGAACTCCCTCCCTCTGCACGCCAGCACCGCAATTGGTGGGCTAATGATGCTGTGAGTCATACTCAGTCTCAGCAATGGCTTGAAGCAGGATGGCGCGTTTCAAACGTCAATATTTCAGAGGAGAGAGCTGTCTTCTCACGCATCAATGATAGACAAACGGTTTATATTGATTTCTTCAATACTCTGCAGTTAAAGCTTAAGGAGATAAAGAATTTATCAATTGTAAACTTCGCAAACCCGCAAGGGCGTCACTGGTTTGGTGTTGAAGTTAAGACTCCTGAGCACCCATTTTCGACATGGATAGGTTTTTCCTTTGCAAGACGCTCCCGATTACGCCTTGAAACGTATATCGAAACTGGCGATCGTGAACACAATAAGCGAATTTTTGACCAACTCTTTGCTCAAAAGGAAAAAATAGAATCTGATTTAGGATGTCCTTTGACTTGGGAGCGGCTTAACTTGAAGCGAGGTGCTCGTATTGCGCTTGATCGCAGTAACTCATCAATCACTGCTTCTCCAGAAGAATTAGAGAAAATGCAGGCTTGGTTGGTTGAGATGTTGCCGCGCCTCTATTTTGCGATCGCAGAGAAGCTACATGCAGCTAGAGAAGCAAGTTCCGAGACAACCTCTCTATAA